One Undibacter mobilis genomic region harbors:
- a CDS encoding ABC transporter substrate-binding protein, with product MKAKHYLSSLAFVLAAGLSFPAVAQDTIKIGELNSYKSQPAFLDPYKKGMELALEEVNAKGGVNGKKIELIIRDDGGNPGEAVRVAEELVTREGVVMIAGTFLSHIGLAVTNFAGQKKVFFLAAEPLTDKITWENGNKYTYRLRATTYMQTAMLMPAAIAAKKKRWALVYPNFEYGQSAVQNFKAMLQKAQPDVEFVTEQAPPLGKVDAGAVAQAIDDAKPDAIFNVLFGPDLAKFVREGNTRGVFKDRTVVSLLSGEPEYLDPLGAEAPVGWVVTGYPWDKIKTPEHVAFLTAYQKKFNDYPRLGSVVGYSTIKSIAAGLAKTKGLDADSLVEAFKGLYVQSPFGPFQYRASDHQATMGAYVGKIALEKGKGTMDDIKYVDGASVLPGDNEVKKLRPASAN from the coding sequence ATGAAAGCCAAACACTATCTCAGTTCGCTAGCCTTCGTCCTCGCCGCCGGGTTGAGTTTTCCGGCGGTGGCACAGGATACGATCAAGATCGGTGAACTGAACAGTTACAAGTCGCAGCCCGCCTTCCTCGATCCCTACAAGAAGGGCATGGAATTGGCGCTCGAGGAGGTTAACGCCAAAGGCGGCGTCAACGGCAAGAAGATCGAACTGATCATCCGCGACGACGGCGGCAATCCCGGCGAGGCTGTGCGTGTTGCCGAAGAGCTGGTGACGCGCGAAGGCGTGGTGATGATTGCCGGCACCTTCCTGTCGCATATCGGCCTTGCTGTGACGAACTTCGCCGGCCAGAAGAAGGTGTTCTTCCTCGCCGCCGAGCCGCTCACCGACAAGATCACTTGGGAAAACGGCAACAAGTATACCTACCGCCTGCGCGCAACGACCTACATGCAGACGGCGATGCTGATGCCGGCCGCGATCGCCGCCAAGAAGAAGCGCTGGGCGCTGGTCTATCCGAACTTCGAATACGGCCAGTCGGCGGTCCAGAACTTCAAGGCGATGCTGCAGAAGGCCCAGCCGGACGTCGAGTTCGTCACCGAACAGGCCCCGCCGCTCGGCAAGGTCGATGCCGGTGCTGTGGCGCAGGCGATCGACGATGCCAAGCCGGACGCGATCTTCAACGTGCTGTTCGGGCCCGACCTCGCCAAGTTCGTGCGTGAGGGAAATACTCGCGGCGTGTTCAAGGACCGCACCGTGGTCAGCCTTCTGTCGGGCGAGCCGGAATATCTCGATCCGCTCGGCGCCGAAGCCCCCGTCGGCTGGGTCGTCACCGGGTATCCCTGGGACAAGATCAAGACGCCGGAACACGTCGCCTTCCTCACGGCGTACCAGAAGAAGTTCAACGACTATCCGCGTCTCGGTTCGGTGGTCGGCTACAGCACGATCAAATCGATCGCTGCAGGTCTCGCCAAGACCAAGGGCCTCGACGCCGACTCGCTGGTCGAAGCTTTCAAGGGCCTTTACGTGCAGAGCCCGTTCGGTCCGTTCCAGTATCGCGCCAGCGATCATCAGGCGACGATGGGTGCCTATGTCGGCAAGATCGCGCTCGAGAAGGGCAAGGGCACGATGGATGACATCAAGTACGTGGATGGCGCTTCCGTTCTGCCCGGCGACAACGAGGTCAAGAAGCTGCGTCCCGCCAGCGCGAACTGA
- a CDS encoding SDR family NAD(P)-dependent oxidoreductase: protein MDLNLKGKTALVTGGSEGIGKGIALALAKEGVDVAICARRMEPLKATADEIAKATGRKIVPITADLRSDKEARNFVEQGHKALGRIDIMVNNAGSAAGGVIEHLTEDDWEKGLQLKFMGYVRCLRYVLPIMRAQGGGRVVNLIGNDGVKPSYWEICPGAANAAGQNLTLSLAGQYGKENISFVAVNPGPVRTERWAGLVDAMARDMKIPREEADKLAPASIPLGRIAEVEEVANLVVMLASPMMHMVNGTMIEIDGGQDKPLMDRFRDRPRG, encoded by the coding sequence ATGGACCTGAACTTAAAGGGTAAGACCGCACTGGTAACCGGCGGTTCGGAAGGAATCGGCAAGGGCATTGCGCTGGCGCTCGCCAAGGAAGGCGTCGATGTTGCCATTTGCGCGCGCCGCATGGAGCCGCTCAAGGCAACGGCCGACGAAATCGCCAAGGCCACCGGCCGCAAGATCGTGCCGATCACGGCGGATTTGCGCTCCGACAAGGAGGCCAGGAATTTCGTCGAGCAGGGCCACAAAGCGCTCGGCCGCATCGACATCATGGTGAACAATGCCGGCTCCGCCGCCGGCGGCGTCATCGAGCATTTGACGGAAGACGACTGGGAAAAGGGTCTGCAGCTCAAGTTCATGGGCTATGTGCGCTGTCTGCGCTACGTGCTGCCGATCATGCGTGCCCAGGGCGGCGGCCGTGTCGTCAACCTCATCGGCAATGACGGTGTGAAGCCGTCCTACTGGGAAATCTGCCCCGGTGCAGCCAACGCGGCGGGCCAGAATCTCACGCTGTCGCTCGCCGGGCAGTACGGCAAGGAGAATATCTCCTTTGTGGCGGTCAATCCGGGCCCGGTGCGGACCGAGCGCTGGGCCGGTCTGGTCGATGCCATGGCGCGCGACATGAAGATTCCGCGGGAAGAAGCCGACAAGCTGGCGCCAGCCTCGATTCCGCTCGGTCGTATCGCGGAGGTTGAGGAAGTCGCCAATCTCGTCGTCATGCTGGCGTCGCCCATGATGCACATGGTCAATGGCACCATGATCGAAATCGATGGCGGCCAGGACAAGCCGCTCATGGACCGCTTCCGCGATCGGCCGAGAGGGTGA
- a CDS encoding alpha/beta fold hydrolase: MSQIRTKDGVSLYYEEAGSGTPIVFIHEYAGDWRTWEPQMRFFSRAHRCITYSQRGYPPSDVPTDPGKYGQDLARDDVIALMDALKIDKAHIVGHSMGALTALLVGIKYPERCLSVTAAGCGYGSSPDAKIVEQTREASRETAKMFETVDFPTAAARYADGATRQTHKYKDPRGFAEFAKMLAEHSPVGHAMTMREVQSKRPTLWDIQDDLKKFKLPLLVLVGDEDDWCLEASVFIKRTVPTAGLVVIPRSGHTITSEEPAAFNAALADLIANAEAGKWMSHRAP, encoded by the coding sequence ATGTCGCAGATCCGAACCAAGGATGGCGTCAGCCTCTACTACGAGGAAGCCGGAAGCGGCACGCCCATCGTTTTTATTCACGAATATGCCGGCGACTGGCGCACCTGGGAGCCGCAGATGCGGTTCTTTTCGCGGGCGCACCGCTGCATCACTTACAGCCAGCGCGGGTATCCGCCGTCCGATGTGCCGACCGACCCGGGAAAATACGGCCAGGATCTGGCGCGCGATGATGTGATCGCGCTGATGGACGCGCTGAAAATCGACAAGGCTCACATTGTCGGCCATTCCATGGGCGCGCTTACTGCGCTGCTGGTCGGAATCAAGTATCCGGAGCGTTGTCTGTCGGTGACGGCCGCCGGCTGTGGCTACGGCTCCAGCCCGGACGCCAAGATCGTCGAGCAGACGCGCGAAGCCTCGCGCGAAACCGCCAAGATGTTCGAGACCGTCGATTTCCCCACTGCGGCGGCACGCTATGCCGACGGCGCGACGCGGCAGACGCACAAATACAAGGATCCGCGCGGCTTTGCCGAATTTGCGAAGATGCTCGCCGAGCATTCGCCGGTCGGTCATGCCATGACCATGCGCGAGGTCCAGTCCAAGCGCCCGACCTTGTGGGACATCCAGGACGACCTCAAGAAATTCAAGCTGCCGCTTCTGGTGCTGGTTGGTGACGAGGACGACTGGTGCCTGGAGGCGAGCGTCTTCATCAAGCGCACGGTGCCCACCGCGGGTCTCGTCGTCATTCCGCGCTCCGGTCACACCATTACCAGCGAAGAGCCGGCCGCGTTCAACGCCGCGCTCGCCGACCTCATCGCCAATGCCGAGGCCGGCAAGTGGATGTCGCACCGCGCCCCGTAA
- a CDS encoding ABC transporter permease: MALETPRESAPDIAFPRQTFISLLIFAAAWETLSHLAPYLGIPPFAVPSLVKIAKSIATITPLDIVVTLARVIGALIVSFVLGLLVAMAMYRSQTLDNYLHPMIRILMAVPVVSWILFAVLWFPGVEFRIAFVLVVVCGPVFLVDSLDAMRGVSRDLRNMMLSFRPTASDYFVKLMLPAILPSVFTSWKVNISLAIRVVTIAELVGAVTGIGHQLSVAQELFSVADVFAWTIVLVALLFLLEALVARVERRLLRWRT; encoded by the coding sequence ATGGCGCTCGAGACCCCGCGGGAATCTGCACCTGACATTGCGTTTCCCAGGCAGACGTTCATTTCGCTGCTGATCTTCGCCGCAGCGTGGGAAACGCTGTCTCACCTTGCGCCCTATCTCGGCATCCCGCCTTTCGCGGTGCCGAGCCTCGTGAAGATCGCGAAGAGCATCGCCACGATCACGCCGCTCGATATCGTGGTGACGCTGGCGCGCGTCATCGGCGCGCTGATTGTCTCCTTCGTGCTCGGCCTGCTCGTGGCCATGGCGATGTATCGCTCGCAAACCCTCGACAACTATCTGCATCCGATGATCCGCATCTTGATGGCCGTGCCCGTGGTGTCGTGGATCCTTTTCGCGGTGCTGTGGTTTCCCGGCGTGGAATTCCGCATCGCCTTTGTGCTGGTGGTCGTCTGCGGCCCGGTGTTCCTGGTCGACTCGCTCGACGCCATGCGCGGCGTGTCGCGCGATTTGCGCAACATGATGCTGTCGTTCCGACCGACGGCCAGCGACTATTTCGTCAAGCTGATGCTGCCGGCGATCCTGCCCAGCGTGTTCACGAGCTGGAAGGTCAACATCAGCCTGGCCATCCGCGTCGTCACCATCGCCGAACTGGTCGGCGCCGTGACCGGCATCGGGCACCAACTCTCCGTCGCGCAGGAACTGTTCTCGGTAGCGGACGTGTTCGCCTGGACCATCGTTCTGGTGGCGCTTCTGTTCCTGCTCGAAGCGCTGGTCGCGCGGGTGGAGCGCCGGCTGCTGCGGTGGCGCACATGA
- a CDS encoding ABC transporter ATP-binding protein, giving the protein MTSPPPIAARGLRKVFRQTTSGQSVVAIDRLDLSIAPKEVVAIVGQTGCGKSTFFDLMIGLDKPTEGTLTIGDRSPFADFDYFRGKIATVFQQDRLLPWRTALDNAKLPLELLRVPENEQRERALQWLTRLGLAHFVNAYPHELSGGMRQRVAIARAFAVQPAILLADEAFGHLDEVTAAELRGEFLALARECGSTAILITHQLEEAIAVGDRIVVFGKSAKLLADIHVKQWDAADYGTLREAIQATLQGNVADRRLVHTASASA; this is encoded by the coding sequence ATGACCAGCCCGCCTCCCATCGCCGCGCGCGGCCTGCGCAAAGTCTTCCGCCAGACAACGTCAGGCCAATCGGTCGTCGCCATCGACCGGCTCGATCTCAGCATCGCGCCGAAGGAAGTCGTCGCCATCGTCGGGCAGACCGGCTGCGGCAAATCGACCTTCTTCGATCTGATGATCGGCCTCGACAAGCCGACCGAAGGTACGCTGACCATCGGCGATCGCAGCCCCTTCGCCGACTTCGACTATTTTCGCGGAAAAATCGCCACCGTATTCCAGCAGGACCGCCTGCTGCCGTGGCGAACCGCCCTCGACAACGCCAAACTGCCGCTCGAACTCCTACGCGTGCCGGAGAACGAGCAGCGCGAACGCGCGCTGCAATGGCTGACGCGGCTGGGGCTCGCCCATTTCGTCAACGCCTATCCCCACGAACTGTCCGGCGGCATGCGCCAGCGCGTGGCGATCGCCCGCGCTTTCGCCGTGCAGCCGGCAATCCTGTTGGCCGACGAAGCCTTCGGTCATCTCGACGAAGTCACCGCGGCCGAATTGCGCGGCGAATTTCTGGCGCTGGCGCGCGAATGCGGCTCGACCGCCATTCTCATCACGCACCAGTTAGAGGAAGCCATTGCCGTCGGCGACCGCATCGTGGTGTTCGGCAAGTCGGCGAAGCTGCTCGCCGACATTCACGTCAAGCAATGGGACGCCGCCGACTACGGCACCTTGCGCGAGGCGATTCAGGCGACGTTGCAAGGCAACGTCGCCGATCGGCGCCTCGTTCACACGGCTAGCGCCTCGGCATGA
- a CDS encoding cyclase family protein: protein MKVVDLSHVMNVHTPGWVGYAGNKMYYAQNLQTVRIVAQRIDTALHVGTHFDGAMHATDDPNGDMAHLPLDYLMNRGVVVDISKHMHDWAVITPEIIESSGADIREGDILILHTGWHKHYEGRPQQDLVKYFCYHPGPNLDTLHWMLKKKIKWWGMDTGSCDHAMNTSIRFMRPDIAEEFTKKHGKTPGEFFGTFEFTHKKSGRLVRDNVFPFHTWAFAEGLLHAENIGGDIELMLNKRCVIGAFPWRYEGLESCPCRIVCFEDTDMSVEAIGDAARAIMPRR, encoded by the coding sequence ATGAAAGTCGTCGATCTCTCCCACGTCATGAACGTGCATACGCCCGGCTGGGTCGGTTATGCCGGCAACAAGATGTACTACGCGCAGAACCTGCAGACGGTGCGCATCGTGGCGCAGCGCATCGACACCGCGCTGCATGTCGGCACCCATTTCGACGGCGCCATGCACGCGACCGACGATCCGAACGGCGACATGGCGCACCTGCCGCTCGACTACCTGATGAATCGCGGCGTCGTGGTCGATATCTCCAAGCACATGCACGACTGGGCGGTGATTACGCCGGAGATCATCGAGTCATCGGGCGCCGATATCCGCGAGGGCGATATCCTCATCCTGCATACCGGCTGGCACAAGCACTATGAAGGCCGGCCGCAGCAGGATCTGGTGAAGTACTTCTGCTATCACCCGGGGCCGAACCTCGACACCTTGCACTGGATGCTGAAGAAGAAGATCAAGTGGTGGGGCATGGACACCGGCTCCTGCGATCACGCCATGAACACCTCGATCCGCTTCATGCGGCCGGATATTGCCGAGGAATTCACGAAGAAGCACGGCAAGACGCCCGGCGAGTTCTTCGGCACCTTCGAATTCACGCACAAGAAGTCAGGCCGGCTGGTCCGCGACAATGTGTTTCCGTTCCACACCTGGGCCTTCGCCGAAGGCCTGCTGCACGCCGAGAACATCGGCGGCGACATTGAGCTGATGCTCAACAAGCGCTGCGTGATCGGCGCCTTCCCGTGGCGCTATGAGGGGCTGGAAAGCTGCCCGTGCCGCATCGTCTGCTTCGAGGACACCGACATGTCGGTCGAAGCGATCGGCGATGCCGCGCGCGCCATCATGCCGAGGCGCTAG
- a CDS encoding sulfite exporter TauE/SafE family protein translates to MDIAPFQTLLAIAAIFALAGLVKGVIGMGLPTVAIGLLGLMMPPAQAAAVLIVPSLISNIWQAVVGGAFRELVARLWPLFAGIVIGTAIGAIWLVHSGGSGATLWLGLALVAYALLGLFKIEFKVPAAREGIIGFACGIATGAITVATGVFAIPMVPYIQGLSLDRHRLVQALGLCFTVCTIALAAALGHAGELNADLMWPSLAGLVAVLVGMRLGQLLRGRIRPEVFRLCFFAGLLMLGGHLALRSVL, encoded by the coding sequence TTGGATATCGCTCCGTTTCAGACTCTGCTGGCGATCGCCGCGATTTTCGCGCTGGCCGGTCTCGTCAAAGGCGTCATCGGCATGGGCTTGCCGACCGTGGCCATCGGTCTGCTCGGCCTGATGATGCCGCCGGCGCAAGCCGCCGCGGTGCTGATCGTGCCGTCGCTGATCAGCAATATCTGGCAGGCCGTGGTGGGCGGCGCCTTTCGCGAACTCGTCGCGCGGCTGTGGCCGCTGTTCGCCGGCATCGTCATCGGCACCGCGATCGGCGCGATCTGGCTTGTGCACAGCGGCGGCAGCGGCGCGACGTTGTGGCTCGGTCTTGCGCTGGTCGCCTATGCCTTGCTCGGTCTGTTCAAGATCGAATTCAAGGTGCCGGCCGCGCGCGAAGGCATCATCGGCTTTGCCTGCGGCATTGCCACCGGCGCGATTACGGTCGCGACCGGGGTCTTCGCCATTCCCATGGTGCCATACATCCAGGGCCTGAGCCTCGACCGCCACCGGCTCGTGCAGGCGCTCGGCCTGTGTTTCACCGTCTGCACGATTGCGCTTGCGGCCGCGCTGGGCCACGCGGGTGAGTTGAACGCCGATTTGATGTGGCCATCGTTGGCAGGCCTTGTCGCCGTGCTGGTCGGCATGAGGCTCGGCCAATTACTCAGGGGCCGCATAAGGCCGGAGGTATTCCGGCTATGCTTTTTCGCCGGCCTGCTGATGCTTGGCGGGCATCTGGCTTTGCGATCCGTCCTGTGA
- a CDS encoding M24 family metallopeptidase — MDQTVRKISAEDINPRHNWGRALPSLGITGVDFEERVNYQRLHRYRLGRTKQALEKSELGALLVFDVNNIRYITSTKIGEWERDKLCRWALLTRTGEPILWDFGSAAVHHKLYTPWLAPENCKAGLIGMRGMVNPAFGLMKKHAGEIASLLKEAGVADMPVGVDLIEPPMMFELQKAGINVVDGQQVMLEAREIKSQDEIHLLNRAAAMVDGAYDLINEKLRPGVRENDIVGMVNEFLYRHGSDDVEAVNAISGERCNPHPHNFTDRMIRPGDQAFFDILQSFMGYRTCYYRTFNVGRATPAQRDAYKQCREWLDNAMARIKPGATTSHIAEAFPTAQEFGFPDETSAFGLQFAHGLGLALHERPVISRVVSMDHPTEIKEGMVFAIETYCPATDGYSGARIEEEVVVTDKGCKVISLFPAEELPIANRY; from the coding sequence ATGGACCAGACCGTCCGCAAGATCAGCGCCGAAGACATCAACCCGCGCCACAATTGGGGCCGCGCGCTGCCCTCGCTCGGCATCACCGGCGTCGATTTCGAGGAGCGCGTCAATTACCAGCGCCTGCACCGCTACCGCCTCGGCCGCACCAAGCAGGCGCTGGAAAAGTCCGAACTCGGCGCGCTGCTGGTCTTCGACGTCAACAACATCCGCTACATCACCTCGACCAAGATCGGCGAATGGGAGCGCGACAAGCTGTGCCGGTGGGCGCTGCTGACCCGCACCGGCGAGCCGATCCTGTGGGACTTCGGCTCGGCCGCCGTCCATCACAAGCTGTACACGCCCTGGCTGGCGCCGGAGAACTGCAAGGCCGGCCTGATCGGCATGCGCGGCATGGTCAATCCCGCCTTCGGCCTGATGAAGAAGCATGCCGGCGAAATCGCCTCCCTGCTCAAGGAGGCCGGCGTCGCCGACATGCCGGTCGGCGTCGATCTCATCGAACCGCCGATGATGTTCGAACTGCAGAAGGCCGGCATCAACGTGGTGGACGGCCAGCAGGTGATGCTGGAGGCACGCGAGATCAAGTCGCAGGACGAGATCCATTTGCTCAACCGCGCCGCGGCGATGGTGGACGGCGCCTATGACCTGATCAACGAGAAGCTGCGCCCCGGCGTGCGCGAGAACGACATCGTCGGCATGGTCAACGAGTTTCTCTATCGCCATGGCTCCGACGACGTCGAGGCGGTGAACGCCATCTCGGGCGAGCGCTGCAACCCGCATCCGCACAACTTCACCGACCGCATGATCCGCCCCGGCGACCAGGCCTTCTTCGACATCCTGCAGTCGTTCATGGGCTATCGCACCTGCTACTACCGCACCTTCAATGTCGGCCGCGCGACGCCGGCGCAGCGCGATGCCTACAAGCAGTGCCGCGAATGGCTCGACAATGCGATGGCCCGCATCAAGCCCGGCGCCACCACCTCGCATATCGCCGAAGCCTTCCCGACGGCGCAGGAATTCGGCTTCCCGGACGAAACCTCGGCCTTCGGTCTGCAATTCGCGCACGGCCTCGGCCTCGCGCTGCACGAGCGGCCGGTGATCTCGCGCGTGGTGTCGATGGATCACCCGACCGAGATCAAGGAAGGCATGGTGTTCGCGATCGAGACCTATTGCCCGGCGACCGACGGCTATTCCGGCGCGCGCATCGAGGAAGAGGTCGTGGTCACCGACAAGGGCTGCAAGGTGATCTCGCTGTTCCCGGCGGAAGAGCTGCCAATCGCAAACCGGTATTGA
- a CDS encoding DUF983 domain-containing protein, producing MDDKIEKAGALPRSAFGALGRGFRGKCPACGKGRMFRAFLKVADTCPACGEELHHHRADDFPAYLVTVLTGFLLVPVVLAVEMNYTPPIWLSVSLWPAIAFVMAMTLLQPIKGTVVALQWYAGLHGFEAAKKARQAGGAS from the coding sequence ATGGACGACAAGATCGAGAAGGCCGGCGCGCTGCCGCGCAGCGCCTTCGGCGCGCTGGGCCGCGGCTTTCGCGGCAAGTGCCCGGCCTGCGGCAAAGGCCGCATGTTCCGCGCCTTTCTCAAAGTCGCCGACACCTGCCCCGCCTGCGGCGAGGAGCTGCACCATCATCGCGCCGACGATTTCCCGGCCTATCTCGTCACGGTGCTGACCGGCTTTCTGCTGGTGCCGGTCGTGCTGGCGGTGGAGATGAACTACACGCCGCCGATCTGGCTCAGCGTGTCGCTGTGGCCGGCGATCGCCTTCGTGATGGCAATGACGCTCTTGCAGCCGATCAAGGGCACGGTCGTCGCGCTGCAATGGTATGCCGGGCTGCACGGCTTCGAGGCGGCGAAAAAGGCCCGCCAGGCCGGCGGCGCAAGCTAA
- a CDS encoding methyl-accepting chemotaxis protein — MPRAFSIRLPIAAKAMLLIGALGILSAAANWYSLRSLRDVDRLNDIITREIAPVRLILTESKIAAESLGLATYKMAAASDPETIREAVDERAGQYASAKHWLGGVIEAMPDRENDVRGMLRRLDVLNGLADEVLAAIKAGDNDKVRHLLEFRFDPAIVDTTTSMNRLIDVLGGQMRVAIDTASEKKAATYSLLTIMLVAGTLLTILLAMLLAQRTVARPLRRLAFAMREIAQGRLDAPIEGLKRGDEVGTMARAVLVFRDNAAALKDAQEMRKRAREQAAEDKRQALDQLARNFESKILSVAAALAHSASELDRSAQAMSEVADESGDHAGTAAVVAQETTEVASTVAAAIEELSASMHDIDGQLTNATGAVVDASRRAEIAVTNVDSLTQAVGDIDKVVGMIQAIASQTNLLALNATIEAARAGEAGRGFAVVAQEVKSLATQTTQALADIRSKTESVAGIIGGVRSTTQSIVQGIAGIRTVARAITEAVGLQSHATQKIAETVEGAALRSRQVSQTVDGVNEFAARTRTGAGEIQYAAAGLSRQAAALQVEAQEFIERVRAG; from the coding sequence ATGCCGCGCGCATTTTCGATTCGATTGCCGATCGCCGCCAAGGCGATGCTGCTGATCGGAGCCCTCGGCATTTTATCGGCCGCCGCCAACTGGTACAGCCTGCGCAGCTTGCGCGACGTCGATCGCCTGAACGACATCATCACGCGTGAAATCGCGCCGGTGCGGCTCATTCTCACGGAATCCAAGATCGCCGCGGAATCGCTCGGTCTGGCGACGTACAAAATGGCCGCCGCCAGCGATCCGGAAACCATCCGCGAAGCCGTCGATGAGCGCGCCGGCCAGTACGCATCCGCCAAGCATTGGCTCGGCGGCGTGATTGAGGCGATGCCGGATCGCGAGAACGACGTCCGCGGCATGCTGCGCCGGCTCGACGTGCTCAACGGCCTCGCCGATGAGGTGCTGGCTGCGATCAAGGCCGGTGACAATGACAAGGTGCGCCATCTGCTCGAATTCCGCTTCGATCCGGCGATCGTCGACACCACGACCAGCATGAACCGCCTGATCGACGTTCTCGGCGGCCAGATGCGCGTCGCCATCGATACGGCGAGCGAGAAGAAGGCCGCCACCTACAGCCTGCTCACCATCATGCTGGTCGCGGGCACGCTTCTCACCATTCTGCTCGCCATGCTGCTGGCTCAACGCACGGTGGCGCGGCCGCTGCGCCGTCTGGCTTTTGCCATGCGCGAGATCGCGCAGGGTCGTCTCGACGCGCCGATCGAGGGACTCAAGCGCGGTGACGAGGTCGGCACCATGGCGCGCGCCGTGCTGGTGTTCCGCGACAACGCCGCGGCGCTGAAGGATGCGCAGGAGATGCGCAAGCGGGCGCGTGAGCAGGCGGCGGAGGACAAGCGTCAGGCGCTCGACCAGCTCGCCCGCAATTTCGAGAGCAAGATTCTGAGCGTCGCCGCCGCGCTCGCGCATTCGGCTTCCGAACTTGACCGTTCGGCGCAAGCCATGAGTGAAGTCGCCGACGAATCCGGCGATCATGCCGGCACCGCCGCCGTCGTGGCGCAGGAAACGACCGAAGTCGCCAGCACGGTGGCGGCGGCCATCGAGGAGTTGTCGGCGTCGATGCACGACATTGACGGCCAGCTTACCAACGCCACCGGCGCCGTGGTCGATGCTTCGCGCCGCGCCGAAATCGCCGTGACGAATGTCGACAGCCTCACGCAGGCGGTCGGCGATATCGACAAGGTCGTCGGCATGATCCAGGCGATCGCCAGCCAGACCAACCTGCTGGCGCTCAACGCCACCATCGAGGCGGCGCGCGCCGGCGAGGCCGGCCGCGGCTTTGCCGTGGTGGCGCAGGAGGTCAAGTCGCTGGCGACGCAGACCACGCAGGCGCTCGCCGATATCCGCAGCAAGACCGAATCGGTTGCCGGCATCATCGGCGGCGTGCGCAGCACGACGCAGTCCATCGTCCAGGGCATTGCCGGCATCCGTACCGTGGCGCGCGCCATCACCGAGGCGGTCGGCCTGCAGAGTCATGCAACGCAGAAGATCGCCGAGACCGTCGAAGGCGCCGCGCTGCGCTCGCGCCAGGTGTCGCAGACCGTCGATGGCGTCAATGAATTTGCCGCGCGCACCCGCACCGGCGCCGGCGAAATCCAGTACGCCGCCGCCGGCCTGAGTCGTCAGGCCGCGGCGTTGCAGGTCGAGGCGCAGGAATTCATCGAGCGGGTGCGGGCGGGTTAG
- a CDS encoding NAD(P)-dependent oxidoreductase: MPGRFVWWRPSRTSHARRARIAHAGPDAPDATPACGPCPPLARIAGNRYSKRQDDIAAVNAGEMARERLLMSKNTQKIGWIGTGRMGAPMAERLLKAGYDVTVWNRTRAKAEPLAKSGGKVVDKLSDLAGLDVVFSIVSTGKDLDEIYFGPNGVLAGGGKAPKIVVDCSTISIEDSVDIRRKLMEAGSDYITAPVSGNAKVIKAGKLSSVISGPEATANSVKPLIDIIAPQGVAYVGEGDLARVCKIAHNVMLGVVIENLIEITLLANKMGVPRHAFLAFMNNGVMGSMFTKYKSPALVNLDWTTTFTPELLRKDLDLGLALGREFDVPMPVTAATREVLQGHFGAAMLQKDPEAYLQKDFAALMETMALASGMTLEPENVKVATGLE; encoded by the coding sequence ATGCCCGGCCGTTTTGTTTGGTGGCGTCCCTCCCGCACGTCCCACGCCCGGCGTGCGCGGATCGCCCATGCAGGGCCCGACGCCCCGGATGCAACGCCCGCCTGCGGTCCTTGCCCACCACTGGCGCGTATCGCGGGGAACCGCTATTCGAAGAGGCAAGACGACATCGCCGCGGTCAACGCGGGAGAAATGGCAAGGGAGAGACTTTTAATGTCCAAGAACACGCAGAAGATCGGCTGGATCGGAACCGGGCGCATGGGCGCGCCGATGGCCGAGCGCCTGCTCAAGGCCGGCTACGACGTCACCGTCTGGAATCGCACGCGCGCGAAAGCCGAGCCGCTGGCGAAAAGCGGTGGCAAGGTCGTCGACAAATTGTCCGACCTCGCCGGCCTCGATGTCGTGTTCTCGATCGTCTCGACCGGCAAGGATCTCGACGAAATCTATTTCGGACCGAATGGCGTGCTCGCCGGCGGCGGCAAGGCGCCGAAGATCGTGGTCGATTGCTCGACGATTTCGATCGAGGATTCGGTCGATATCCGCCGCAAGCTGATGGAAGCCGGCAGCGACTACATCACCGCGCCGGTGTCCGGCAACGCCAAGGTCATCAAGGCCGGCAAGCTGTCCTCCGTCATTTCGGGGCCGGAAGCCACCGCGAACTCGGTCAAGCCGCTCATCGACATCATCGCGCCGCAGGGCGTCGCTTATGTCGGCGAAGGCGATCTCGCCCGCGTCTGCAAGATCGCGCACAACGTCATGCTCGGCGTCGTCATCGAGAATCTGATCGAGATCACGCTGCTCGCCAACAAGATGGGCGTGCCGCGCCACGCCTTCCTCGCCTTCATGAACAACGGCGTCATGGGCTCGATGTTCACCAAGTACAAGTCGCCGGCTTTGGTCAATCTCGACTGGACCACCACCTTCACGCCCGAACTGCTGCGCAAGGATCTCGATCTCGGGCTCGCGCTCGGCCGCGAATTCGATGTGCCGATGCCGGTGACCGCGGCGACGCGCGAGGTGCTGCAGGGCCACTTCGGCGCGGCGATGCTGCAGAAGGACCCCGAAGCCTATCTGCAGAAGGATTTTGCGGCGCTGATGGAGACCATGGCGCTCGCCTCCGGCATGACGCTCGAGCCGGAGAACGTGAAGGTCGCCACCGGGCTGGAGTAA